One segment of Candidatus Auribacterota bacterium DNA contains the following:
- a CDS encoding AbrB/MazE/SpoVT family DNA-binding domain-containing protein, which yields MREQPIIYGTAVVGTKGQIVIPAEARKRMGIKPGDKLVVIPGPPFHKRIISLIPEDEFAKLLSMLSNQLMAIKRKQFSGRKKS from the coding sequence ATGAGAGAACAACCTATTATTTATGGCACGGCGGTAGTGGGAACAAAGGGGCAAATCGTTATTCCTGCGGAAGCAAGAAAAAGAATGGGTATTAAACCGGGTGACAAATTAGTTGTTATTCCCGGGCCCCCATTCCACAAACGGATAATCAGTCTTATCCCCGAAGACGAATTTGCCAAACTTCTGAGCATGCTCTCGAATCAGCTGATGGCAATAAAGAGGAAACAATTCTCAGGTAGAAAAAAGAGTTGA
- a CDS encoding ABC transporter permease, whose product MIELKNVSKTYQMGRVSVHALVDISLKIEEGEYVAIIGPSGSGKSTLLHVIGCLDRPDAGSYRIGGRELTKLTDDQLAVLRNRTIGFVFQQFHLLPYANALENVELPLIYAGQRHLKERACTRLGEVGLSERAAHRPMEMSGGEQQRVAIARSLVNEPPIILADEPTGNLDSKSEQEIIAILDSLNRQGKTIVMVTHEPEIARRARRTISMRDGRIISDERRVPEGSESKTSQPAGQFQNLMASAHASVGKAEFGDHIRQALRAISTHKMRSSLSMLGILIGVGAVIAMLALGRGAKQSIEQSLASMGSNLLMVRGGSHRLHGVALETGAVTRLTFKDVESIARLPNISGVAASVSGRGQVVYGNKNWNTQVEGTGTEYEQVRSASPTMGRFFTQEELRKREKMALLGTTVVRQLFGDVSPVGATIKINRVNFQVIGVLAEKGAAGPMDQDDTILIPITTAMYRLLGKDYLDSIYAEVADTLRMDDSEKEVKDIIIMNHRLPKDNQDSFEIRNMADIKNALETTTQTMTWLLGSIAAISLLVGGIGIMNIMLVSVTERTREIGLRKAIGARGVDIMIQFLIESAVMTLSGGLAGIALGVGAAALMANLAGWAVRVSAFSIVLAASFSIAVGVLFGLWPAKNAAALNPIEALRYE is encoded by the coding sequence ATGATTGAGTTGAAAAACGTATCCAAGACATACCAGATGGGGAGGGTGAGCGTCCACGCCCTCGTGGACATCTCGCTGAAAATTGAGGAGGGTGAGTATGTGGCGATCATAGGGCCCTCCGGCTCGGGGAAATCAACGCTCCTCCATGTCATAGGCTGCCTGGACAGGCCCGACGCAGGTTCCTATCGGATTGGTGGGCGCGAGCTCACCAAACTTACGGATGACCAGCTCGCGGTGCTCCGGAACAGGACGATTGGTTTTGTCTTTCAGCAGTTCCACCTCCTGCCATACGCCAACGCTTTGGAAAATGTCGAACTCCCTTTGATCTACGCCGGCCAGCGCCACCTGAAGGAAAGAGCATGCACCAGATTGGGTGAGGTCGGCCTCTCGGAGCGGGCTGCTCATCGGCCTATGGAAATGTCCGGGGGAGAGCAGCAGAGGGTGGCCATCGCACGCTCTTTGGTGAACGAACCGCCCATCATACTCGCGGATGAGCCGACGGGGAATCTCGACAGCAAGAGCGAGCAGGAGATCATTGCGATACTCGATAGTCTGAATAGGCAGGGGAAGACGATCGTCATGGTGACGCACGAGCCGGAGATCGCACGGCGCGCCAGGAGGACCATCTCCATGCGGGACGGGCGGATCATCTCGGACGAGCGGAGGGTCCCCGAGGGTAGCGAGTCGAAGACGTCACAACCGGCGGGGCAATTTCAGAATCTTATGGCGAGTGCTCATGCAAGCGTGGGGAAGGCGGAATTCGGCGACCATATACGCCAGGCGCTTCGCGCGATAAGCACGCACAAGATGCGCTCATCGCTCTCCATGCTCGGCATCCTCATCGGAGTGGGCGCGGTTATCGCGATGCTCGCTTTGGGGAGAGGAGCGAAGCAATCGATCGAGCAGAGCCTTGCATCGATGGGATCCAATCTCCTCATGGTGAGAGGTGGATCGCACCGGCTCCATGGAGTGGCCCTCGAGACCGGCGCCGTAACCCGGCTCACGTTCAAGGACGTTGAGTCCATCGCACGCCTTCCCAACATCAGCGGGGTCGCCGCCTCTGTCTCCGGACGCGGACAGGTTGTCTATGGTAACAAGAACTGGAACACGCAGGTCGAGGGCACCGGCACCGAGTACGAGCAGGTCAGGTCTGCCAGCCCCACAATGGGCAGGTTCTTTACACAGGAAGAACTCAGAAAGCGCGAGAAGATGGCCCTCCTGGGCACCACGGTTGTTAGGCAGCTCTTCGGGGACGTTTCTCCGGTGGGGGCGACGATCAAGATCAACCGGGTGAACTTCCAGGTGATCGGCGTCCTGGCGGAGAAGGGGGCGGCCGGTCCCATGGACCAGGACGACACGATACTTATCCCGATCACGACGGCCATGTACCGCCTCCTCGGGAAAGATTATCTCGACTCGATCTATGCGGAGGTGGCTGACACGTTGCGGATGGACGATTCCGAAAAAGAGGTCAAGGATATCATCATCATGAATCATCGCCTCCCGAAAGATAACCAGGACTCTTTCGAGATAAGAAACATGGCAGATATTAAGAACGCCCTCGAGACTACCACCCAGACGATGACATGGCTCCTCGGCTCCATTGCGGCGATCTCGCTCCTCGTGGGAGGGATCGGGATCATGAACATCATGCTCGTCTCTGTCACAGAGAGGACCAGGGAGATAGGTCTCCGCAAGGCGATTGGGGCGCGCGGAGTTGACATCATGATCCAGTTCCTCATCGAGTCGGCGGTGATGACGTTAAGCGGAGGACTCGCGGGAATCGCGCTGGGTGTCGGCGCGGCAGCCCTCATGGCGAATCTAGCGGGCTGGGCGGTGCGCGTCTCTGCGTTCTCGATAGTGCTCGCGGCGTCGTTCTCGATTGCGGTGGGGGTCCTCTTCGGGCTCTGGCCCGCCAAGAACGCTGCTGCCCTTAACCCTATCGAAGCGCTCAGGTACGAATAA
- a CDS encoding alkaline phosphatase family protein, with translation MRFILCFTSCVLCLSGSVIPAAAQSRVILPANKAFTDTGVDLNTDEPFRITASGEIEITGPSYMGRDGFDWRVGPMGSYRHRKTDHDKVFPLPSADKGPAPGYCLIGKIGDDGTPFFVGKDHYSDAHTAGRLYLGINDFDLTDNTGSFVANIAVGDEAAPPEERPDNVVYTAAEMPAGLPVPDARVVLLYVDGLRYDVLRDMAMGGYLPAIKELFFDGGTDFVNAFTVFPSSTLASNATLYTGVFNNRSGIKGNNWFDRKRRKADTYLEPFGPPIATDELRPAGLRHLGIIMEKAALFPFPGARSRYEDKRSNDVLLLADYLRDQGLNYSSTSQPILSSSPPNRYEVDASTVIPPFYFHRAKDYGDEINARFGDDLVLRPDAKIMNFWFPNVDTTCHDSPRAQFGAARVALANLDSRIGAIKDKLIKKKVWDRTYLFLFADHGTMGGKGSILQKVDLGKGFFYKSIADADNDHLLDPGSGMGCNIRWYDDYYTRKGRKKNGFVFVDYGEGEARVYLPYGDVDSGEWLRRNTLYDLTQYAVAPGYAPVNLVERLLALDMGDKNLFPEKVPGHPVAQVLVKLDNNRVAVFGQEGTQAIIERRAEGNWKFLYRYIPARGIRCGSDGKISFEETADADPLGYIKAGISPDLLREYHTEHEWLDGSKYLLYPDAIVVIANQMFWDGILAQREQRFSPDMMLCAANGWSFERSEEPSGGHGYLLYPSMRIPLLVAGPNVRKGIMISDGARSADLAPTVLSLLRIPYNSERLDGKALRGFLKCEGEADRPGGGGSASALLARLPYKEEELEPGDLVAEYEKRKEAKKPESLVADLRYQGHNLEKPTDIHVIAGEIFGLFNREALVDLDNLFDLAYPGNKKKPIETGLAKLTEGYDKLPDSYPKERCRELMHALQIKELTYGDAPAIILMSPTGAAGRGAAFRVTLLLEWIEHIFSDMDRAMLYPIRDKNIRVVSNVNYLLAGVRITVDKVSWGLTHYVGKALYDGIYHIEKADEKVVRAVKNQQ, from the coding sequence ATGCGATTCATATTGTGCTTCACATCATGCGTGCTATGCCTGTCAGGGAGTGTGATCCCCGCTGCGGCCCAAAGCAGAGTGATCCTACCAGCGAACAAGGCCTTTACGGATACGGGGGTTGATCTCAACACGGACGAGCCGTTCAGGATCACCGCCTCAGGCGAAATTGAAATCACGGGCCCGTCGTACATGGGACGAGACGGCTTCGACTGGCGCGTCGGCCCGATGGGGTCGTACCGGCATCGGAAGACCGACCATGACAAGGTGTTCCCTCTCCCCTCGGCGGATAAGGGCCCTGCACCAGGCTACTGCCTCATTGGAAAGATAGGGGACGACGGCACACCGTTCTTTGTGGGTAAGGATCACTACAGCGATGCACATACCGCGGGGAGGCTCTATCTCGGGATAAACGATTTTGATCTGACCGACAATACAGGGAGCTTTGTTGCGAATATTGCGGTGGGCGATGAGGCGGCTCCCCCCGAGGAGAGGCCGGATAACGTTGTCTATACGGCGGCAGAGATGCCGGCGGGCCTGCCGGTTCCCGACGCCCGTGTGGTTCTCCTCTACGTGGACGGCCTGCGCTACGACGTGTTACGCGATATGGCGATGGGCGGATATCTTCCCGCAATCAAGGAGCTCTTCTTCGACGGAGGCACTGACTTTGTCAATGCGTTTACAGTGTTTCCATCAAGCACTCTGGCAAGCAATGCGACACTCTATACAGGAGTTTTTAATAATCGGTCGGGGATCAAGGGAAACAACTGGTTCGACAGGAAGAGGAGGAAGGCCGACACATATCTAGAACCGTTCGGACCTCCCATAGCAACAGATGAACTCAGGCCGGCCGGTTTGCGACACTTGGGTATAATCATGGAAAAGGCCGCGCTATTTCCATTCCCCGGCGCCCGCAGCCGGTACGAAGATAAGAGAAGCAATGATGTCCTGCTCCTTGCGGATTACCTGCGCGACCAGGGATTGAACTATTCAAGCACGTCGCAACCGATCCTCTCTTCTTCGCCCCCGAACCGTTACGAGGTGGACGCCTCTACGGTGATACCGCCTTTTTATTTTCACCGGGCAAAGGATTACGGCGATGAGATCAATGCCCGGTTCGGCGACGACCTTGTGCTCAGGCCCGACGCCAAGATAATGAACTTCTGGTTCCCCAACGTAGACACGACTTGCCACGATTCTCCCCGCGCGCAGTTCGGGGCAGCGAGGGTAGCCCTGGCGAACCTGGACTCGCGCATCGGAGCTATCAAGGATAAGCTCATTAAGAAGAAGGTATGGGATCGCACCTACCTATTTTTATTTGCCGACCATGGCACAATGGGCGGGAAGGGCAGCATTCTTCAGAAGGTCGATCTGGGGAAGGGTTTCTTTTACAAGTCGATCGCCGATGCCGATAATGACCATCTGCTGGACCCCGGATCGGGTATGGGGTGCAATATCAGATGGTACGACGACTACTATACGCGGAAGGGGAGGAAAAAGAACGGCTTTGTATTCGTAGATTACGGCGAAGGAGAGGCTCGCGTCTATCTCCCCTATGGCGATGTGGACTCCGGCGAATGGCTCCGCCGCAACACCCTATATGATCTCACGCAGTACGCGGTCGCGCCCGGCTACGCTCCGGTGAATCTCGTAGAGCGCCTGCTGGCGTTGGACATGGGAGATAAGAATCTATTCCCGGAAAAGGTTCCGGGGCATCCGGTCGCCCAGGTTCTGGTGAAGCTGGATAATAACCGCGTCGCGGTATTCGGCCAGGAAGGGACCCAGGCGATAATTGAGCGGAGGGCGGAGGGGAACTGGAAGTTTTTATATAGATATATTCCCGCCAGGGGGATCCGGTGCGGCTCTGATGGCAAAATTTCTTTTGAGGAAACGGCGGATGCAGATCCTCTCGGATATATCAAAGCCGGGATTTCACCCGACCTGCTAAGGGAATATCATACGGAGCACGAATGGCTGGACGGAAGCAAATACCTTCTTTACCCGGATGCGATAGTGGTAATCGCGAATCAAATGTTCTGGGACGGTATACTGGCGCAGAGGGAGCAGAGATTCTCTCCCGATATGATGCTTTGCGCGGCTAACGGCTGGTCTTTCGAGAGATCCGAAGAGCCTTCAGGCGGACATGGATACTTGCTCTATCCTTCGATGCGCATCCCGCTCCTTGTGGCGGGGCCAAACGTGAGGAAGGGAATTATGATCAGTGACGGCGCCAGGTCGGCTGATCTCGCGCCCACAGTGCTCTCTCTTCTGCGTATCCCGTATAACAGCGAGCGGCTTGACGGCAAGGCCCTGCGCGGCTTTCTGAAATGCGAAGGTGAGGCGGATCGTCCCGGCGGCGGAGGTTCTGCGAGTGCGCTCCTGGCCAGGCTCCCGTATAAAGAGGAGGAGCTTGAGCCGGGTGATCTGGTTGCTGAGTATGAGAAACGCAAGGAGGCGAAGAAGCCCGAGTCGCTCGTCGCCGACCTGCGATACCAGGGGCACAACCTCGAAAAGCCGACTGATATACACGTCATAGCGGGAGAGATATTCGGCCTCTTCAACAGGGAGGCGCTCGTTGATCTCGACAACCTGTTCGACTTAGCCTATCCCGGGAACAAGAAAAAACCCATAGAAACAGGCCTGGCCAAGCTCACCGAGGGGTACGACAAGCTTCCGGACAGTTATCCGAAGGAGCGCTGCCGGGAGCTCATGCATGCCCTCCAGATAAAGGAGCTCACATACGGTGACGCGCCGGCGATCATCCTTATGAGCCCCACCGGAGCCGCCGGGCGGGGAGCGGCCTTCAGGGTGACTCTGCTGCTCGAATGGATCGAGCATATCTTCTCCGACATGGACCGCGCGATGCTCTACCCGATCAGGGATAAAAATATTCGCGTGGTGAGCAACGTCAATTATCTGCTCGCGGGGGTACGGATTACCGTCGATAAGGTGTCGTGGGGTCTCACGCATTACGTGGGGAAGGCGCTCTACGACGGGATCTACCATATAGAGAAGGCTGATGAAAAAGTGGTGCGCGCGGTGAAGAATCAGCAGTAG
- a CDS encoding DEAD/DEAH box helicase, whose protein sequence is MSAGGRPHHRKAIPPLPPLIPVPPAMGKTRFTDMDIAREVLCGIQDLQFEYCTPIQQLCLPHLLAGKDVTGKAQTGTGKTAAFLASALTHILRRPLTMRTPGFCRVLVLAPTRELAIQIYKDAEAISKYCGLNHLVLFGGMGYVEQRNALKRPIDILVGTPGRIIDYSRSGHLQLSQTEILVIDEADRMLDMGFIPDVRRIVSKLPPAGKRQTMFFSATLTPNIVRLVERWLVNPVTVESEPEQLVTGLIDQRFYSVAADEKFALLCWLLGHDEASRILVFCNRRDGCLRIARRLTQYRIHCGLLTGDVPQEKRLRILERFRDGDTPVLVATDVAARGIHVESVSHVVNYDMPQDPEDYVHRIGRTGRAGEKGKSVAFVDEYGAFVIPALEKLLGSKITCIPVTEDMVRLPSPPPAPPGTGRGHGDRHGAMHRHHGHGPDHQPPAAQVREQPPPAKPDPQTDSHVLSVPEIPIPTPTAKPDPRVEKQERAPESPGHAIETHERAGGGNPPSNVGPDGL, encoded by the coding sequence TTGAGCGCGGGCGGGCGGCCTCACCATAGAAAGGCTATCCCGCCGCTGCCGCCTCTCATCCCTGTTCCGCCCGCAATGGGGAAGACCCGTTTCACCGACATGGACATCGCAAGGGAGGTTCTCTGCGGCATCCAGGATCTGCAATTTGAGTACTGCACGCCTATCCAGCAGCTGTGCCTGCCGCACCTTCTTGCCGGCAAAGACGTCACGGGGAAAGCGCAGACCGGCACGGGGAAAACCGCCGCCTTTCTCGCCTCCGCACTCACCCATATCCTGCGCCGGCCGCTCACGATGCGCACGCCGGGTTTCTGCCGCGTCCTGGTCCTCGCGCCGACGCGGGAGCTGGCCATCCAGATTTACAAGGACGCGGAGGCGATCAGCAAGTATTGCGGGCTCAACCACCTCGTCCTGTTCGGCGGGATGGGATACGTGGAACAGCGGAATGCCTTGAAGAGGCCCATCGACATCCTCGTGGGCACGCCGGGCCGCATCATCGATTACTCACGCAGCGGGCACCTCCAATTATCGCAGACGGAGATACTGGTCATCGACGAGGCCGACCGGATGCTCGATATGGGATTCATCCCCGACGTCCGGCGCATCGTGTCAAAGCTCCCGCCCGCGGGGAAACGGCAGACGATGTTTTTCAGCGCCACCCTCACCCCGAATATTGTGCGGCTCGTGGAGCGCTGGCTCGTGAATCCGGTGACGGTTGAATCGGAGCCCGAGCAGTTGGTGACCGGGCTCATCGACCAGCGGTTCTATTCTGTCGCCGCTGACGAGAAGTTCGCGCTGCTCTGCTGGCTCCTCGGTCACGACGAGGCGAGCAGGATCCTGGTCTTCTGCAATCGAAGGGATGGCTGCCTGAGGATCGCCAGGCGTCTCACGCAGTACAGGATCCACTGCGGCCTGCTCACCGGCGACGTCCCCCAGGAAAAACGCCTGCGGATACTCGAACGGTTCCGCGACGGCGACACCCCCGTTCTTGTCGCAACCGATGTCGCGGCGCGCGGAATTCATGTGGAGTCCGTGAGCCACGTGGTGAACTACGATATGCCCCAGGATCCAGAGGATTATGTGCACCGGATCGGCCGCACCGGCAGGGCCGGTGAGAAGGGGAAATCAGTGGCATTCGTGGACGAGTACGGCGCCTTTGTGATTCCCGCCCTCGAGAAGCTCCTCGGGAGTAAGATCACATGCATCCCCGTGACGGAAGATATGGTGCGGCTCCCGTCCCCGCCGCCCGCACCGCCGGGGACGGGGCGCGGGCACGGCGACCGGCATGGCGCGATGCACAGGCATCACGGGCACGGCCCTGATCATCAGCCCCCGGCGGCCCAGGTGCGGGAACAGCCCCCGCCCGCGAAGCCCGATCCCCAGACTGATAGTCACGTTCTGTCAGTGCCGGAGATTCCGATACCGACGCCGACTGCGAAGCCCGATCCCCGGGTTGAAAAACAGGAGCGCGCACCTGAAAGCCCCGGACACGCGATTGAAACCCACGAGCGCGCCGGCGGAGGAAATCCTCCCAGTAATGTCGGTCCCGATGGTCTGTAA
- a CDS encoding glycosyltransferase family 4 protein, translating into MSRIVVIDLLFNWPPDGGARVDLKEVMSRLSQSHSVTLLVPDFQDYFPRGRIIGDFPFEIIKLHFTKATFNALNLPRVFRKAIQKIKPHKLFIADGWYLKFPLAAALKEYRPILRFYAYEGLCIKDYGTQFRDGKICPKNYLRDTRECTLCAMKNHRFRPLNMFSHEFLASLAFTPLYRRWVERAIRSASTLVVYNRFMQETLSPYHRDVRVIPSGVDVAALQNVPGHRPGGVPTILMTSRMGDEGKGFYVLREAVRILTQKGLNFKVIIPTYSRSEPVDDAIEYLPWHSQEELPALYAMADICVVPSVWREPFGIAAVEAMAAGKPVVASRVGGLEDIIEDGVTGFLVEPGNVRALTERLITLIDDASLRTRMGDAAKQKARCHYDWGRIITMYDFLTESRM; encoded by the coding sequence ATGTCTAGAATTGTAGTCATAGACCTCCTCTTTAACTGGCCGCCGGACGGCGGGGCCCGTGTCGATCTCAAGGAGGTCATGTCGCGGCTCAGCCAAAGCCATTCCGTAACGCTCCTCGTGCCGGATTTTCAGGATTACTTTCCCAGGGGGAGGATCATCGGAGATTTCCCTTTCGAAATAATCAAACTTCACTTCACGAAAGCGACATTTAACGCGCTGAATCTGCCGCGCGTTTTCAGGAAGGCGATACAGAAGATCAAGCCCCATAAGCTATTTATTGCTGACGGCTGGTATCTCAAGTTTCCCCTCGCTGCCGCGCTCAAGGAATACCGTCCCATCCTGCGCTTCTATGCCTATGAGGGCCTCTGCATCAAAGACTACGGCACGCAGTTCCGCGATGGGAAAATCTGCCCGAAGAATTATCTGCGCGACACACGCGAGTGCACCCTGTGCGCGATGAAGAATCACCGCTTCCGCCCCCTGAACATGTTCTCGCATGAGTTTCTCGCCTCGCTCGCCTTCACGCCGCTCTACAGGAGATGGGTCGAGCGGGCGATCCGCTCGGCATCCACCCTAGTCGTCTATAATAGGTTCATGCAGGAAACGCTCTCGCCGTATCATCGGGATGTGCGCGTGATCCCTTCCGGCGTCGATGTCGCCGCGCTCCAAAACGTTCCCGGGCATCGCCCGGGAGGCGTACCGACGATCCTCATGACAAGCCGGATGGGTGACGAAGGAAAAGGGTTCTACGTGCTGCGCGAGGCTGTGAGGATACTCACGCAGAAGGGGCTGAATTTCAAAGTCATCATCCCGACCTATAGCCGTAGCGAACCAGTAGATGATGCGATAGAATACCTCCCATGGCACTCACAGGAGGAACTTCCGGCACTCTACGCCATGGCCGACATCTGTGTGGTGCCTTCCGTGTGGCGCGAGCCGTTCGGCATCGCCGCGGTTGAGGCAATGGCCGCAGGGAAACCGGTGGTGGCCTCGCGGGTGGGGGGACTTGAGGATATCATTGAGGACGGCGTGACGGGCTTCCTGGTCGAACCCGGCAATGTGCGGGCGTTGACCGAAAGGCTCATCACCCTGATAGACGATGCGTCTCTCCGTACAAGGATGGGGGATGCTGCAAAGCAAAAAGCAAGGTGCCACTATGATTGGGGGCGCATCATCACCATGTACGATTTCCTTACTGAAAGCAGGATGTGA
- a CDS encoding glycosyltransferase family 39 protein, with product MSFLIIVFLTKYPTLDFPFLGDDAKFWNIPKAFWVAQHGFYPIPWKGLPRELDIDHPHHPWMDKEIRGADHPPLNYELLAVLYAIFGCSHRAFHGAFLFLGALTLYFTYLLGKKMFDSNTGLFAALMLFFSPLFFAQIPELNDDVPTMLFSVITAYAYITGSLCGYLVAGTCLTLSKESGLIVILVILIHAAMKENGWRMLIHRKVKKLICERRLYVYVIPLIIFLGWMIWHFCEKGWALYIARHYPANLCEYLNDLRHVAHFVFLSQGRFLFIPGFIFLLAASRARLSKTQRQTIWLLAGFVTAFTAFYASFDVFYHMRYYLVLFPFFYVVGALSIRLLFKKWALAASSVLAICVIFSSYWHLNPEMEEANICYHDVLMVKRAVSDYLQDRFPGRRIWVEEFYYLDLAYPYVGYVKESLNVLLIPPKGTEFHYQPSDLLLESLSPGWLYELNDLHGRIALLPKRLVTRFQIGREYTNIYLLQ from the coding sequence ATGTCCTTCCTCATCATCGTCTTCCTGACCAAATACCCAACTTTGGATTTCCCCTTCCTCGGGGATGATGCTAAATTCTGGAACATACCAAAAGCGTTCTGGGTAGCGCAGCACGGATTCTACCCGATACCTTGGAAAGGACTCCCTCGCGAGCTAGACATTGATCATCCCCATCACCCTTGGATGGATAAAGAAATACGCGGTGCAGACCATCCCCCTCTCAATTATGAGCTCCTCGCTGTCCTCTATGCAATTTTTGGATGCTCGCATCGAGCGTTCCATGGCGCATTCCTGTTCCTGGGCGCACTCACACTTTACTTCACCTATCTTCTCGGCAAGAAGATGTTTGATTCGAATACAGGCCTCTTTGCAGCCTTGATGCTGTTCTTCTCTCCTCTCTTTTTTGCACAAATCCCGGAGCTCAACGATGACGTCCCGACCATGCTCTTCTCGGTCATTACCGCATACGCATACATTACCGGAAGTCTCTGTGGGTACCTCGTGGCGGGCACATGTCTGACACTCTCGAAAGAATCCGGTCTCATAGTGATTCTGGTTATACTGATTCACGCGGCAATGAAGGAAAATGGTTGGAGAATGCTTATTCATAGAAAAGTAAAGAAACTCATCTGCGAGCGGAGATTATATGTATATGTAATCCCCCTCATTATTTTCCTCGGATGGATGATATGGCATTTTTGCGAAAAGGGATGGGCCCTCTATATTGCACGGCATTACCCCGCGAATTTGTGTGAATATCTGAATGATCTCAGACACGTCGCTCACTTTGTCTTTCTCTCTCAAGGCCGTTTTCTTTTCATCCCGGGCTTCATATTCCTTCTGGCTGCCAGCCGTGCGAGACTATCCAAAACACAGCGGCAAACAATATGGCTCCTTGCCGGTTTTGTGACCGCCTTCACAGCCTTTTATGCGTCGTTTGATGTGTTTTACCATATGCGCTACTACCTCGTTCTCTTCCCGTTCTTTTACGTCGTAGGAGCATTATCGATCCGTCTCCTATTTAAAAAATGGGCGCTTGCTGCAAGTTCCGTCCTGGCCATATGTGTCATTTTTTCATCGTACTGGCACCTCAATCCGGAAATGGAGGAGGCAAACATATGCTATCATGATGTGCTAATGGTTAAAAGGGCTGTGTCAGATTATTTGCAGGACAGGTTTCCGGGAAGGCGGATATGGGTCGAGGAGTTCTACTACCTTGATTTAGCGTACCCATACGTAGGGTATGTGAAGGAGTCCCTTAATGTTCTGCTTATCCCACCGAAGGGGACGGAATTTCACTACCAACCAAGTGATTTGTTATTGGAAAGTTTATCCCCGGGATGGTTGTATGAATTGAACGATCTACATGGGCGGATTGCTTTGCTGCCTAAGAGACTTGTGACGAGATTTCAAATAGGGCGCGAATATACCAATATCTATCTGTTGCAATAG